In a genomic window of Physeter macrocephalus isolate SW-GA chromosome 14, ASM283717v5, whole genome shotgun sequence:
- the ANKEF1 gene encoding ankyrin repeat and EF-hand domain-containing protein 1: protein MALADKRLENLQIYKLLQCVRNKDKKQIEKLTRLGYPELINFIDPVNGNSALHLASVSNDIDMVSFLLSLGAHPDVQDGMGCTPTMRAAELGHELSVEILAKAKANMTIVDNEGKGILFYCILPTKRHYRCALIALEHGADVNNSTYEGKPIFLRACEEAHDVKDVCLTFLEKGANPNAVNSSTGRTALMEASREGVVELVRGILERGGDVNAFDNDRHHAAHFAAKGGYFDILKLLFAYNGDMGLIAMNGNTPLHYAAMGGFADCCKYIAQRGCDLKWKNLEHKTPRALAKEGGFKAASKEIRRAERIANKLARPGAKNPNPRLYLKLHDWSIEHETFLREALSFVDRGDGTVTKEDFVLALEERQDFMSSEQIATIAQLHEKVRGGGVNINDFFKGTKYLSKSYVLGSYGPKKNKKGMAKKAKKGKFVLPLPICIIPDHVFPRRSEGGPPCYMIETYKHVTDCNRFNRDHPPEHPIQDDSAWYIDDPGKVFSNINFVAKAGDLASLKKAFESGIPVDMKDNYYKTPLMTACANGNIDAVKFLLEKGANVNATDNFLWTPLHFACHAGQQDIVELLVKSGAVVDALSINNSTPLSRAIESCRLDTVKYLLDIGAKFQLENRKGHNAMDVAKAYADYRIIGLIKEKLDNLPKPAENLKTKGKPSLKVKTEGPEIKKEEEPLSSMYTVPTIVEKKKMHKDNVVYLNSLITSGYTKKVDITFIPQRIWSPKATTAELIRKRELQRERFSYEVDFDDFMMPFQKHITEKAQALKAAFKT from the exons ATGGCTTTAGCAGATAAAAGACTTGAGAACCTGCAGATCTACAAACTTCTCCAGTGTGTTCGGAACAAAGACAAGAAGCAGATAGAGAAGCTGACCAGGCTCGGATACCCTGAACTCATCAATTTCATAGACCCTGTCAATGGAAACAGTGCTCTGCACTTAGCCTCGGTTTCCAATGACATTGATATGGTCAGCTTTCTCCTGAGCCTCGGTGCTCACCCTGATGTGCAAGATGGAATGGGCTGTACTCCGACTATGAGGGCTGCAGAACTCGGCCACGAATTGTCCGTGGAAATATTAGCCAAGGCAAAGGCCAATATGACTATTGTCGATAATGAAGGAAAAG GTATTTTGTTTTACTGCATTTTACCTACTAAGAGGCATTATCGCTGTGCACTGATTGCCTTGGAACATGGTGCAGATGTCAACAATAGTACCTATGAAGGAAAGCCAATATTCCTTAGAGCTTGTGAAGAAGCACATGATGTTAAAGATGTGTGCCTGACATTTTTGGAAAAAGGAGCCAATCCAAATGCTGTCAACTCA TCCACAGGTCGCACGGCTTTAATGGAAGCATCAAGAGAAGGAGTGGTAGAACTAGTTCGAGGGATATTAGAAAGAGGAGGTGATGTGAATGCATTTGACAATGACAGACATCACGCCGCACACTTTGCTGCCAAAGGAGGCTATTTTGAT atattgaagcTTCTCTTTGCCTACAACGGAGACATGGGGCTGATTGCAATGAATGGCAACACACCACTTCATTATGCTGCTATGGGTGGTTTTGCAGATTGCTGTAAATATATAGCTCAGCGAG GATGTGATCTGAAATGGAAGAATTTGGAGCATAAAACGCCGAGGGCCTTGGCTAAGGAAGGCGGCTTTAAAGCAGCCAGCAAAGAAATACGGCGGGCGGAGCGAATCGCTAATAAACTGGCCCGGCCAGGAGCCAAAAATCCGAATCCACGATTGTACCTGAAACTTCACGATTGGTCCATAGAACATGAGACTTTCCTTCGGGAAGCCCTTTCGTTTGTGGACAGGGGCGATGGGACAGTCACCAAGGAAGACTTTGTGCTGGCGCTGGAGGAGAGGCAAGATTTTATGAGCTCAGAACAGATAGCTACCATAGCTCAACTTCACGAAAAAGTCCGGGGCGGAGGGGTCAACATTAACGATTTCTTTAAAGGAACCAAATACTTAAGCAAGTCTTATGTCCTGGGATCCTATGggcctaagaaaaataaaaaagggatggccaaaaaagccaaaaaaggCAAGTTTGTTTTACCCCTCCCAATCTGCATCATCCCTGACCACGTGTTTCCACGCCGGAGCGAAGGTGGGCCACCTTGTTACATGATTGAAACCTACAAGCATGTAACTGATTGCAATCGCTTTAACCGAGATCATCCACCCGAACATCCCATTCAGGATGACTCTGCTTGGTACATTGATGATCCAGGGAAGGTCTTTTCAAACATTAATTTTGTCGCCAAGGCGGGAGACCTGGCATCTCTGAAAAAGGCATTTGAATCAGGAATACCTGTGGATATGAAGGATAATTATTACAAGACACCCCTAATGACTGCATGTGCCAATGGAAACATAGATGCGGTCAAGTTTCTTCTTGAAAAAGG GGCTAACGTCAATGCAACAGATAATTTTCTGTGGACTCCACTTCATTTTGCATGCCATGCCGGCCAACAGGATATTGTTGAGCTTCTTGTTAAATCTGGAGCCGTGGTAGATGCCCTTTCAATCAACAACTCGACTCCCTTAAGTAGAGCCATTGAGAGCTGTAGACTGGATACTGTAAAATACCTACTTGATATTGGTGCTAAATTCCAGCTGGAGAATAGAAAAG GGCATAATGCCATGGATGTTGCAAAGGCTTATGCTGACTATAGAATAATTGGTTTGATTAAGGAAAAGCTGGATAACTTGCCAAAACCAgcagaaaatctaaaaacaaaaggcAAGCCATCGCTTAAAGTGAAGACTGAAGGCCCTGAGATTAAGAAAGAAGAG GAGCCACTTTCATCAATGTATACTGTACCAACCAtagtggagaaaaagaagatgcATAAGGATAATGTGGTTTACCTCAATTCATTGATCACCAGTGGTTATACCAAGAAAGTGGATATCACATTTATTCCACAGAGG atctGGAGTCCCAAAGCCACGACAGCAGAACTGATCAGGAAGAGGGAACTGCAGCGGGAGCGGTTCTCGTACGAGGTAGATTTTGATGACTTCATGATGCCCTTTCAGAAGCATATCACAGAGAAAGCACAAGCATTGAAAGCTGCCTTCAAGACCTAA